The proteins below are encoded in one region of Campylobacter rectus:
- a CDS encoding molybdate ABC transporter permease subunit, protein MQELSWLVHPLLLSAKTLAITFVLLLFLGLGAAYFLAFYRGRFKALLEAAVMFPLIFPPIATGFLLLYILGRNGALGKALNLQIVFSFSALVIASFLAGLPLFVKPVQSALESLPKSLIEAGQSLGKNRLEIALFILIPNVFKSVVSALVLALARGLGEVGITLMLGGNIVGKTDTVSLAIYNAVYDGENERALILSLILVVLSLVLFGFINFLERAKKSC, encoded by the coding sequence TTGCAAGAACTCTCGTGGCTTGTTCACCCCTTGCTTTTAAGTGCCAAAACGCTTGCCATTACCTTTGTATTGCTACTATTTTTAGGGCTTGGCGCGGCTTATTTCTTGGCGTTTTATCGCGGCAGATTTAAGGCTCTTTTGGAAGCGGCCGTGATGTTTCCGCTCATTTTTCCGCCCATTGCCACGGGATTTTTGCTGCTTTATATTTTGGGACGAAACGGCGCTCTCGGTAAGGCGCTAAATTTGCAGATCGTCTTTAGCTTTTCAGCCCTCGTTATCGCTTCGTTTTTAGCGGGTTTGCCGCTGTTTGTAAAGCCCGTTCAAAGCGCGCTTGAAAGCCTGCCTAAAAGCCTAATCGAAGCAGGCCAAAGTCTAGGCAAAAATCGCCTGGAAATCGCGCTTTTTATCCTTATACCAAACGTCTTTAAAAGCGTCGTTTCGGCGCTCGTTTTGGCTCTGGCTCGCGGGCTTGGCGAGGTCGGCATCACGCTGATGCTAGGCGGCAACATCGTGGGCAAAACCGATACCGTTTCGCTAGCGATCTACAACGCCGTTTATGACGGAGAGAATGAGCGCGCGCTCATTTTAAGCTTGATTTTGGTCGTGCTTAGCTTGGTGCTTTTCGGGTTTATAAATTTTCTCGAGCGAGCTAAAAAGAGCTGTTAA
- the modA gene encoding molybdate ABC transporter substrate-binding protein: MKKLLLVSLAAAIAFCGENLLVGAGGGYKKPVSEVIENLKKEGVQIEGAFANLGQITIQAKEGKMAVIVGDEAFLKKTDLEIKAYERIGKGALVLVTPKGKQIKDAGELKNLAKIAMPDAKKAIYGVRTTEFLKNSGLEADLGSKILPVAGVPQVVAYVINGEVDAGFINSTEAVARAGEFGSMIYIDEALYSPVFISAAKLPACEGNEACAKFLDELKTPRSKEIFTKFGLK; this comes from the coding sequence ATGAAAAAATTATTACTCGTTTCTCTCGCGGCCGCGATCGCCTTTTGTGGTGAAAATTTGCTCGTGGGTGCGGGCGGCGGATACAAAAAGCCGGTCAGCGAAGTGATAGAAAATCTCAAAAAAGAGGGCGTGCAGATCGAGGGCGCCTTTGCAAATTTAGGACAAATAACCATCCAAGCCAAAGAGGGCAAGATGGCGGTGATCGTGGGCGACGAGGCGTTTTTGAAAAAAACGGATCTTGAGATCAAAGCTTACGAGCGCATCGGCAAGGGCGCTCTCGTGCTGGTCACGCCAAAGGGCAAGCAGATAAAAGATGCCGGCGAGCTAAAAAATCTCGCCAAAATCGCGATGCCGGACGCCAAAAAAGCGATTTACGGCGTGAGGACGACGGAGTTTTTGAAAAACTCGGGGCTTGAGGCGGATCTCGGGTCTAAAATTCTACCCGTCGCAGGCGTGCCGCAAGTCGTAGCCTACGTCATAAACGGCGAGGTGGATGCGGGATTTATCAACTCGACCGAAGCCGTGGCCAGAGCGGGTGAGTTCGGTAGTATGATTTATATCGATGAGGCGCTTTACAGCCCTGTTTTCATCTCGGCGGCGAAACTTCCGGCGTGCGAGGGCAACGAGGCTTGCGCTAAATTTTTAGACGAGTTAAAAACTCCTCGCTCAAAAGAAATTTTCACTAAATTCGGACTGAAGTGA
- a CDS encoding S8 family serine peptidase codes for MYLIMPRKFVNLRSNKGSNLPLSALTCLLLATSGAYAYTEVGVSGNTSSWESAEYKKDWGLVSMNASTAYALGFNGSGVKIGVMDSGVLLSHPEFQDGRIHVVKSSGTYSKNGMMYPDTAYGNSPFKAGSSSEYDETNKGEFKKGDKFDIDGRWVAGVNDSHGTHVGGTMAASRDGSGMHGVAFKAQLYSANTGGNDGMTYGPNQDYNFFLKGYEALADAGAKVINNSWGSNRKVNSAFKGATGYKPSYGLRHIDEYNTDIRDTNGVTETNNAKDHMYLKDINAAKKAYYQFVTSGEKSFIDAAYEVAVKRRVIQVFTAGNRSFMAESFTRAALPYFRPDAEKYWINVTGQNGTAGYPNGSNRSGQVSDAQRFNLAGNSKWWTIAAPAAEVYSSTVDLKTKQASYASWGGTSMAAPHVSGALGVIFQRYPYMSAAQVRDTMLTTARQRTLRAGHGSGGMLERWGSDGEGVPSKVWGWGILDLGKAMFGPGQFLGNFDVTMNQNDIWTNNISDVAIKFRKTEDDSDAAAWAARKAVLNAKPNLSAEEKAEMTFETARQQARAARAAEGYEGSLTKRGDGALTLAGDNSFTGAVNIYGGKISALNQSISSSRSVNVHKGGEFEVLNAITYKTPSAGGFVSTTKTSDATQVNATINKGGSFVINDGAHNLNLTFKEGSLLKAAMLSSAELANLAANPNLKKTVSASGSFTGANLANVEDSYAFFKTTKEATTNSNLALSLQKGKSMEEVASTSAEKSFARLVEANPGSAIYSSMLGATHSVAAAYFSAFSNDLDFKAQNNSAIDSFMLANSVKNKNGAKRADIGAGVELWLLSGASRVTSGSNAGGRLGTNAFTNLVGVDFLAGDSSKAGVFVGLGRTNHKLGDSKAVKSKDAHAGIYGDIGLDPIKISLGAIYSKFDQEKRVVSSYAPLAYEYKDADASVISAYAQIAYAGLSYENGFSLEPYAGLTYIRAKNDDVANSLVQIKNEDRDLQIASLGVKPSIAFSMDGISLVAKADVAYNRFFGDKTPSAHMNVTGLGATKLKGEKLKDIATTELGIEAAFTKNFRIGLGYVGAYGSNVKSNGVNAKFSWAF; via the coding sequence ATGTATTTAATTATGCCGCGTAAATTTGTAAATTTACGCAGTAACAAGGGCTCAAATTTGCCTCTCTCGGCGCTAACTTGCCTGCTACTGGCGACGAGCGGAGCTTACGCTTACACCGAGGTCGGCGTATCCGGAAACACATCCAGTTGGGAGAGTGCGGAGTATAAAAAAGACTGGGGTCTAGTCTCTATGAACGCCTCCACGGCTTACGCGCTAGGCTTTAACGGCAGCGGCGTGAAGATAGGCGTTATGGATTCGGGCGTGCTTTTGAGCCATCCGGAGTTTCAAGACGGCAGGATCCACGTCGTAAAAAGTAGCGGAACATATAGTAAAAACGGTATGATGTATCCTGATACCGCGTATGGAAATTCGCCCTTTAAAGCAGGCTCTAGTAGCGAATACGACGAAACAAATAAGGGCGAATTTAAAAAGGGCGATAAATTTGATATAGACGGGCGGTGGGTAGCCGGCGTAAACGATAGTCACGGCACTCACGTGGGCGGCACTATGGCCGCTAGCAGAGACGGCAGCGGTATGCACGGCGTAGCGTTTAAAGCACAGCTATACTCCGCAAATACCGGCGGCAACGACGGTATGACTTACGGCCCTAATCAAGATTATAATTTTTTTCTTAAAGGTTACGAGGCGTTAGCGGATGCCGGCGCGAAAGTGATAAACAATAGCTGGGGCTCAAACAGAAAAGTAAATTCGGCTTTTAAAGGCGCGACCGGATATAAACCGTCTTATGGTTTAAGACATATAGACGAATATAATACCGACATTAGGGATACTAACGGCGTTACCGAGACCAATAACGCAAAAGATCATATGTATCTAAAAGATATAAATGCAGCCAAAAAAGCCTACTATCAGTTTGTTACGAGCGGTGAAAAAAGCTTTATAGACGCCGCTTATGAGGTAGCCGTTAAAAGACGGGTCATTCAAGTATTTACAGCCGGCAACAGAAGCTTTATGGCTGAATCTTTTACGCGTGCGGCATTGCCGTATTTCAGGCCCGATGCGGAGAAATATTGGATAAACGTTACGGGACAAAACGGCACTGCGGGCTATCCTAACGGTAGTAACAGATCCGGCCAAGTAAGCGATGCGCAGCGGTTTAATCTCGCAGGAAATTCCAAATGGTGGACGATCGCTGCACCGGCTGCGGAAGTTTATTCCTCAACCGTCGATCTGAAAACCAAACAAGCTTCATATGCCAGCTGGGGCGGCACGTCTATGGCCGCTCCGCACGTAAGCGGCGCACTCGGAGTCATATTTCAGCGCTATCCGTATATGAGTGCGGCGCAGGTTCGTGACACGATGCTTACTACGGCTCGACAAAGGACGCTAAGAGCAGGTCATGGCTCCGGCGGTATGCTCGAGCGTTGGGGTAGCGACGGAGAGGGCGTGCCTAGTAAGGTTTGGGGTTGGGGTATACTTGACCTAGGCAAGGCGATGTTCGGTCCGGGGCAGTTTTTAGGAAACTTCGACGTTACGATGAATCAAAACGATATCTGGACAAATAACATTTCAGACGTCGCCATTAAATTTAGAAAAACCGAGGATGATAGCGACGCTGCGGCTTGGGCGGCTAGGAAAGCGGTTCTTAACGCTAAGCCGAATTTGAGCGCGGAAGAAAAGGCCGAGATGACCTTTGAAACCGCAAGGCAGCAGGCTAGAGCCGCAAGAGCGGCGGAGGGCTATGAAGGCTCGCTAACTAAAAGAGGAGACGGCGCTTTGACTCTCGCCGGAGATAATAGCTTTACCGGAGCGGTCAATATATACGGCGGTAAAATCTCGGCCCTAAATCAATCAATCTCATCTTCAAGAAGCGTAAACGTCCATAAGGGCGGCGAATTTGAGGTTTTAAACGCTATTACTTACAAAACCCCAAGCGCCGGCGGTTTCGTGAGTACGACCAAGACAAGCGATGCTACGCAAGTTAATGCTACTATAAACAAAGGCGGCTCATTTGTAATTAACGACGGCGCTCATAATCTAAATTTAACCTTTAAAGAGGGCTCTTTATTGAAGGCTGCGATGTTATCAAGCGCCGAGCTTGCAAATTTGGCGGCAAATCCGAATCTAAAGAAAACCGTAAGCGCGAGCGGAAGCTTCACGGGGGCAAATTTAGCCAACGTCGAGGATAGCTACGCGTTTTTTAAAACAACTAAAGAAGCTACGACTAACTCAAATTTAGCTCTTTCTTTACAAAAAGGCAAAAGTATGGAGGAGGTAGCTTCTACTAGCGCCGAGAAGTCGTTTGCGAGATTAGTCGAGGCAAATCCGGGTAGCGCTATATATTCATCTATGCTAGGAGCTACTCATAGCGTAGCGGCGGCCTACTTTAGCGCCTTTTCAAATGATTTGGACTTCAAAGCGCAAAACAACTCCGCTATAGACTCGTTTATGCTAGCAAATTCGGTTAAAAACAAAAACGGAGCTAAAAGAGCCGATATCGGCGCCGGAGTCGAGCTTTGGCTACTTAGCGGCGCTAGCAGAGTGACTTCGGGTAGCAACGCCGGCGGCAGACTGGGCACGAACGCATTTACGAATTTAGTAGGCGTTGATTTTCTAGCGGGCGATAGCTCGAAAGCGGGAGTATTCGTAGGGCTTGGCAGAACTAATCACAAGCTAGGCGATAGCAAAGCGGTCAAAAGCAAAGACGCGCATGCTGGTATCTACGGCGATATAGGGCTTGATCCTATCAAAATCAGCCTAGGCGCTATCTACTCGAAATTTGATCAAGAAAAAAGAGTCGTTAGCTCATACGCTCCTTTGGCTTACGAGTATAAAGACGCCGACGCGTCCGTTATCAGCGCATATGCGCAGATCGCCTACGCGGGACTAAGCTATGAAAACGGCTTTAGCTTAGAGCCTTATGCGGGGCTAACCTATATCCGCGCCAAAAATGACGATGTGGCAAATTCTTTAGTGCAGATTAAAAATGAGGATAGAGACCTGCAAATCGCGAGTTTGGGCGTAAAACCTAGCATCGCATTTAGTATGGACGGCATAAGTCTAGTCGCAAAAGCCGATGTGGCCTACAACCGCTTCTTCGGCGATAAAACCCCGAGCGCTCATATGAACGTAACCGGCCTTGGCGCAACTAAACTAAAGGGCGAAAAGCTAAAAGATATAGCCACTACCGAGCTCGGTATAGAGGCTGCATTTACTAAAAACTTTAGAATAGGTCTTGGCTACGTAGGAGCATACGGCAGCAACGTAAAATCAAACGGCGTAAATGCTAAGTTTAGTTGGGCGTTTTAA